One Xiphophorus maculatus strain JP 163 A chromosome 15, X_maculatus-5.0-male, whole genome shotgun sequence genomic window, caacaacaaccatGACCGACTAtgatgaggattaagttgttgaTATGCTGctccggtcggacaacaacttcaaatgtgtAAGCTGTGCTCCACCGTCAgcctccatgtttacttccacaaacactgagcacttcttcttttcaTGGCGGTTGGTAGGACACTGAGAACGCTGACGCTactgcgccctctactgcgcatccAGGACACTCTCGGGTTGTTTGCAGTTCACGCTGGAGTTCACACATACATTTGGAAATTTGAACgaccacaacaaaaaaaacatctgatttgggtcacttcaggttGCAGTGTGAACACAGCAGCCTTAGTCTGgatcgctttttttttttttcccatgtccTGTTTCGGGCTTTGTAATATACCAGTTTGTGTTGGTCAAATTATATTCAAttgaaatatacagtatttgtttGTGGTAAATTatggaatacttttgcaaaccaCAGTAAAATTATATACACAAGAAAGTGGCTTTAAAACACAGTTGCCACTATGCGTTAACTCAGGTCACACTGGGTAGCCAGTTTAAAGTCTCATTTTAATCACACTTCAGTCCCTTCTTTGAATAGGCCATTCGTTCAGACTTCCTGGTGCTTCAGATCATTTTCTGCTGCATAACCCAAAAACAGTTGAACTTAAAGTTcaactttagttttttgttgttgtttgtccaATGTCAACATTGTCGATATTTATTTGGCccagtaaaattaaattcacaCCAAATTTTGATATTAACCTGCCATCTAAAAgttgataattaaaaaaagtctaaGATTGTCTCTCGTATTAATGAcattaacaaatagaaataatacaCAAAGCAAATCAGTTTATTCTGCTGCCaagccattttttatttatcaattgACTATATCAAAATCAATTCAGCAAAAATCCTTCAGGAAAAGCaaaatgcatgtttattttgtaaacaggTCGGGCAATTTGACCCAAATTATATTTGGGTCGTTGCCTAATGACGCTGCAAAGCCTTGTGTTGCTGAAATGAACGTTTTTGAATTTGCAGCTGGTCTTTGTCCTGCTGGTCCATCTGCTGCTGGTCCATTTGCTGCTGGTCCATCTGCTGCTGGTCCATCTGCTGCTGGTCCAGTTCTTGCTGGTCCAGTTCCTGCTGGTCCAGTTCTTGCTGGTCCAGTTCTTGCTGGTCCAGTTTCTGCTGGTCCAGTTCTTGCTGGTCCAGTTTCTGCTGGTCCAGTTTCTGCTGGTCCACTTTTTGCTGGTCCAGTTTCTGCTGGTCAGCTTGTTCCGCTTCCTTCTTCTTTCCCCAGATAGTACTAAGAGAAAAATTCAGTAGGAAAGAGCACAGAGATGATTGTTATAAAAGTATATGTGGTATATTTGGcaaattgaattttttgttcccttttttttaaagatgttactaagaatttaaaaatcttACCAATGTCCCACAATACGTCgcacaaaatgtctgaaaaatgcTTCTCCAGGTTCAGCCATTAGCACAACCATGGACAGCACCAGGAATACCACGGCCAACTTCATCTTGCTAGAGGAAAAACTCAGttgacacatttatttttttaagggtttAAGGTATTAAAGCTAGCACTCTTGTATACAGATGACTTGTAGAATATTTTAGGTGTAAGAGCTCTTTTGATCGATaatgcttgttttctttctggtaCTGTCCTGCCTGtgctcataaataaaatgaacattaaaatgacttaaGTTTCTGTCCCACACCAAAGTTAGTGAGGAATCATTTTTCAGGGCAAAACCATTGCATCAATAATATGGTTTTTCTAAAGTTCTTCTGCTCTGAAAGTAACTGGTCGACATAGTTAAACTGTAAGATTTCCCAAAGATACACATAATATTtgcattatatttatttattcctcacCTTTCTTGTAGGCGTTGAAAAGCTACTCTGAAGCCGACAGTCGAGGGTTTCACCAACGTTGGTAACTGATGTGCTGCTGCCCCTCTCTGCTTATATATCTGACAATGAGTCTATTATCATATTGTGAAACTATCTAAAATATTACAACAAGGTGGGGAAAGACCTGATGTGGCATGTGGGGCAGACAGTTGGtcgtttttattaaaatatgcaacGAAAAGTTGCATCAGACAGAACTCCTATTTCTTAATATCAAACTGAATTCAGACAGTCTTCTTTTGCAGATATTGGAGGCATTTTAAATTTCCTTATCACACTCATCTTTCTAAACGTCaaagtgcttttaaaataaGACCTATAACGAAGATTATTTACAAGGATAATAACCGTTTAACTTATATTTTCACTTGTTTAAAGAGAAACCGTCCAGTCCTATCTGAATTTCTGCgggaaagtatttttttgtcctgGGAAAGTCAGACAGAAGCAAGACTTCAACGAACCGGCGCCACCGACCAGGCAAGGCGGCTGAACTAGAGATTAGATTGGTGACATAAAATTTGGGACAAAATTATTTGCTAGATAGTTGAACTCACTTCTGTGGTGAATTTTAAAAGCCTGCAATTGATCCAGCAAAATAAAGACCAAACAAATCGCACAATATAAAGTTGTGTTAATCTATTTATCGTCTAAAGAGTTGGTTAGATAGTCCACCCTGCTGAGGaaatgaagaaaggaaaaaaagtgccGAGGTATTTTAGATGTTAACAAGCGCAGCACAATAAATTCACACGCCGCTTTGCTCTTATCAATCACACAACCCAGATGATTTGCATTTGACTCTGCAGATACAAAAGGCGACaagatggagctggaagatgttaaacaacagctaaaaacaggagaagttactcctgtttttagctgtaactttttgctttttattgaaaGCAATAAAATCTCCTTTAAAATGTCGGGTTTACTCCGGGTTCAGCCTTataattaaagtttattcatcgGATCGGGTCGGATCGGGCTCAGACCCAATGTCTGTGGGTCTATTCTTCAGATTTCTTAAAGTTGTTTTGGAgagaattatgatttttttagtctattctttttaaaaagtgtcattgattaaaaaactgtaaaaaactgtttatttaggGATTTCTTCCACAGACACACCAATGGATAGCATATGTCTTAAAGTTTCCTACTAATGAAATACTCTAACGGaatacaaaaacaactttgcatGCAACTGTCGTCCTTTTCTAATGTTCACAACTATTTCATCCCTTTCCGTCCCTCAATTTTATCtccttttaaactgtaatattattgtgaacattttcaattaaagttAAACAGAACATTCTTTTCAGACCAGCTCACTGAAACCAACAGATGCAATGATCCAGCCtgcaaactacaaaaaaaaaacacatcgtCACTTCAGTCAGCAGCCATTGTATCTGATATGTTGTAGCTTCTGCATCTGAGCtccacaaaatatgaaaaccttACTTGTTACTCATATTATGGCAGCAATGGACTTTTCCTTCTTACGAAATATTcaagttatttacttaaagggaaaaaattatgcaatattcagttgctgcatttttgttagttgtgcaggaggctctactaatacttttcaaagatgtatggttgtataattgtgcatatgtttgcagccatttttatgtgcaaatgtaaacgttgagttgtgTGTGTGGCCAGCAGAcatttgtttggatttaaagtgacaggagccCTAAAGCAGCTCAACATAGGAAGAACTGATCAAATAATCTGATTATCGGAGAATGATTTTATGCACAAAAAACCCCtactgaacatgttttgtatataAAATAGACATGTCTTAAAGTGATCAAGGAAACATAATAGATCACctgttaataaaaatgtatttactacCAACACCTGGAGGAGATGGTGCATATTGTAGAACTATAGTCATTGTAATAATATCAAAAGCTGTTGAAATATTGCTACTGCTGCATGATGTGGACAATAAGTTAAACGGTTATAATTGTCtccaaatataaaattattatttaaaattatgttagTAGTGTTTACTTGATACTTGACGtgaccatgttttattttactagcATGAAGCTTTTACTTCTCATCAGTGGGAATTGgtcataaaaaacattcaaagattCTCTCTTGTATTAATCTGACATTAAGCAAATAATACACAAGCAAAATCAGTTTATCGTGCTGCCaagccatttatttattaatcaattaattgtatcAAAATCAATTCAGCAAAAATCCTTCAGGAAAAGCaaaatgcatgtttattttgtaaacaggTCGGGCAATTTGACCCAAATTATATTTGGGTCGTTGCCTAATGACGCTGCAAAGCCTTGTGTTGCTGAAATGAACGtttttgcatttgcagctgGTCTTCGTCCTGCTGGTCCATCTGCTGGTCGGCTTGTTCCACTGCCTGCTTCTTTCCCCAGATACCAATAAGAGAAAAGTTCAGTAGGAAAGAGCAGAGAGATGATTGTTAAAAAAGTATATGTGGTATTATTTAGCAATTTGACTTTTAGTTCCCTTAAGATTTTTAAGATCTTACCAAGAACTTAAAAATCTTACTTGGCGCATCGTCTCAAAATACGtccaaaaaaaatccttctccAGGTTCAGCCATAAGCACAATCATAGGCAGCACCAGGATACCACGGCCAACTTCATCTCGCTAAAGGACAAAACTCAgttgacacatttaaaaaatttttaagaaTATAAAAGCTAGCACTCTTGTATACAGAACACACATGCTATCTCCAATAGACAGCAtgtgaacatattttttactgGATAAGTGAATACAAACTAAGATTTCCCAAAGATAAACATAATATTTGcattatatttattgatttctCACCTTTCTTGTGGGCGTTGAAAAGCTGCTCTGAAGCTGACAGTCGAGGGTTtcatcagacagacagacagacagacagacagacagacagacagacagacagacagacagacagacagacagacagagacagacagacagaactCCTATTTCTTAATATCGAACTGAATTCAGGTGGTCTTTATAATGGAGTTGttctgttttgatgtttaatgttctattttttatttcttgtcacATTATTGTTACTGAACATAAATCTAGTTTTAATATAAGATCAAGAAATGAGTATTTACAATAATTAGTTTTCAACTgataatttcactttttaaaggaGAAAAGTTGCCCAATCTAACCTAATCTTCACCCTTGGCAACAAGAATTATCAACCATTTGTGATaacaagaaataatttttaaatgatcacattggtgttttttttgtctactctggattttttttattccagccTCACTGGAACCTAGAAAGTCATCTCATctttaaaacttgtaaaaatgttgctatgtgtttgtgctgctaaacatttaaagatgttAATGAGATTCAAGAGTTTATAAAGGTTTTACCATCAAGCTGTTTTTTGggaataagttcatgtttttatggtctctggaaaatgagccgtttcaaaaacctccaaaatgtaacgtcacaaatcagcggGCACGACCTCTCACCTAGTAACTCCAGCGAAGgccagcccgtcacctagcaaccataGCAGAATTCTgcccgttacttagcaacccaagtggagcttCAGCATATTTGTACAACTATATATGGTTATATCACTCCGCATTTGTTTGGAGCCGTTTTCACCTGCGAATGTAAACGTAGAGttgtgggcgtggccagcaggagcttattaggatttaaagtgacagtataccctaaaacatctcattctgaaaGAGGCTCAATATAATCAGAAATGAGCAGACTAtaatctcattatctaaaaatgattttgtgcaaaaaatgtaatgagcaTGTTTTATATAAGCAAACGACCAATACTAATATCTTCATGGAAGAACAATAGGTCACGTTTAACCCGATTCGGGctaccagatcgccggcgatctgagatgcatacatatttttcaaatgccggtagaattcgaaccacgtaaggtagagcaatttttttttttgcatattaaactgtaagaattgcgcttccttttccgaccctaaacatcccccccgagttgctgtgcgcgtgcagacgagttcacagatttatagtaaaaaggatgggtccacaaacatgatgtggcatccatccctctatttgtagatcagctcgggtctggccaatcacttcctgtgttgttctgacgttgacagaatgaaatactacgagatttcatgaaatgtcacatgacttcaggtgagatttcatgaaagtcatttccgtttcctgcacgtgctatttggctctgctcttgcaaatgtctgtcatgtggacagacattttctcatgtgaatacacaaagactgacacactttcatttaaatgtttgtattttattgttgatgtacaatgtgcaatgtatcttctgcacttcttttttctgattgcactgataaaagcattttttttattttccctcgttttattgtttttagaaaattggctgtaactttgaaacgaagctttgaaaaaactccaaataaattgtgtttggtttagaaggcttgtgtgcaacttttttgtattgggaactttggtaaataaagttaggaaactcttcatatttacaaaaatatgtcaaaaaaattataaacggatggagttcttgttattgttttgcaaattttctatttttaatcagttattattgataaatggcatacaaacttggaaaggaggacttataaggattttatagatgtaaagaacattggagtgctcctaataatgactctgcagcatccaaaaatgtaaaaagatgctcatgcgGACTTTTATAATGGTAGTCCTAGAAGGGTTAAGTAGTAACAGCAGAAAAAGGTCAATTGTTTACCCTTCCTGAAGATTAAATCCATTTCTGACACTAGAGGACAACCAAACCTACTTTAGCAATGTTAAGCTGCTGGACAAGacaattgatttaaaaaaaaaccaacttaaAAGTCTAAGTGTTATTTACAACGATCTGTATGATTTACAACACAAAAAGCTGACCTATTAATATAGAGCTGTACAAACACGAGTCAAACACATAGGTTTCAATATGCTGCTGCAGAGGTTTATTGTTCAACAGGCTAAGAGCCAAACTGATCAACTTAATTTTTAGcaaagaatacattttcaagaaaGAATTCTTGAGGTTATAGACAAGACTACTTGTAGAATTAGTTCAAGCTTGAAAGCATTCTCAGGTTTGTTCACTGAGTCTAAGCAATACGATATTTTACAGCCTTaagttgctgctgctggtccaCTTTTTGCTGGGCCAGTTTCTGCTGGTCCACTTCTTGCTGGGCCAGTTTCTGCtggtccacttcctgctggtccacttcctgctggGCCAGTTGCTGCTGGTCTGCTTGTACTTCATTGTCTCCAGGCCCATGAATGAGGCTGGTTTGATAAAATTAGATGTATCACAATAAGAAAAAGAAGTTGCAACTAGTatctaaaacagaaatgcaCTTCATTCTTAGGAAGTCTGATATGttttcaaatgcattttaaaaatgacttaagtAGCATATTGAGTCCTTACTGAGCAAGGCCATTAATACCATGACCAACATCTTTGATGATGCCAGGGAGGAGGTGTAAAAAACCTTCTCCAGGTTGAGCCGCAAGGACAACCGCGGACAGCACAAAAATGATCACACTGCACTTCATTCTGCAAAAGACAAGATCACAATAAGTCAATTTGGAATTTGTTTCAAGCAAACTAATTGTACGATTGGTTCAACACTGATCatgtaaaaactttaaagtgaaGTCAGTCTTATTTATTCTGCTGAAcactagtttgtttgcctagaaagtcctgTTCACTTGGTTTGTGTGAATCAAACTCTGATAcggaccaaaaaagcaaactctggtccatcTACAAACCTCTGGctcagttcagttgaagtgaactctgctgCATTTCAAATGAATTTGTGAACGCCAAGCTGACCGGAGACCGTTCCAAAaccaggaagtgaactacagcgCCAGGTCTTTTGCCGAAGActaaaaagaaatcctacaaccactaaaatcttacgttactccatttttgtttacattttgtgaaaagcgaagttgctctcagtgtcttcttcgGAGGTTTGTGTGTCGTTTTCTCCAGTTCATGGTGCAGTGCCCCCCCCAGGCGGGGAGGGGAATAGGTTAAATTGGTTTCGCTGTCTGTTCTGCTGTGTGCATATACAGTGTTGGAACCGCCTAATGTGTTGAGACTAGCGAGTCATTTTGCGCTTCGCCATGAGAAGATAAGTTTTCACAACTTTGGCTCGATGACCTGAGATTCCAGGTCAAACGTTCCTGATCATCACTGATTTAGAGCGCGGACCTCGACGCATCAAAAACAGCCAGCAGACTTCCAAGCCAAAATCGATCATTTCTGTGAGTTTACTGAAAAGCTCACATTGCAAAGATTTCTAAATTAATGCGACTTGTATTCTGTAATGACAAatagtccagaaaatacggTAACATTTGTAAATACCTAAGACCTACTCAAAAGCCTTTTTTAATGGTTTGAACATCAATTATATCTTTAATACGCAATAATACGCTTTGTGGAAACTGTCTTGGGACTACCGTAGAAGCATATATCTTTATTTCCACTCCTCAGGatacaaacacaataaatgttGTTCCTGAATTGGCCGGTCTGCAAACATCAGCCAATAGTGTAAAGTAGCACAGCAAGTATTTTGTATTCCTAAGCTGCATTTGCTCTGAAATAGTTTACGTATGCTCAACgtaaaaatatgtcaatatgTGAATATTGACCCGCGGATAGGCAATAAATCACTGTATATTTACtacataaaactttaagttATGTCTTTTAAAGAAccactattttatttttgaaatgaactTTTGCAAAAGGAGGGTGGATTATTCTGTGAAAtgttatttgtggaaaatgatgTAACTAGAAAAGCCtaagaaaaagccaaaaaaaaaagttctaaaaattgttattctgttgtgaaaatgaaatgcaactattaaaaaaaaactctgaagagACCAGCATATACatcttcttttaaaaacaatagttggttatttattattattttgagtgaatattttttagTGCCACTTGTCATCAGAAAGACTAAAACATTTGGGAAAACATGTGACCGTAGAGTCTCGCATATACCTTCTGGCAAactctacactgcaaaaacagaaaatattatctagtatttttgtctagtatttagtgcaaatatcttaatacatttaaacaagaaaaactaacaaaagtaactttttagcaagatgtAGGTGCTTATTTTAGTCATTAATTcttcaatattgatgaaaaaatattagttccactggcagattatttcaattacagTATCGGAAAATTGTCtttttgaaagtgaaataatctgcctgtggaacaagtatttttttatcaatattcaataattatttacctaaaacaagctcctctatcttgctgaaaagatacttgtacattagttttgtcttatttaaagtgaactaagatatctAAAAGCTAAAAACgtatttggtaagatttagagtttttgcagtgtagttgAGTCTTAATCTGAGTTTTGCTTGGAGTCTTCTTTTGTCTTCGTGCTTTAATGGTAACCAGTGAAGGGAATGTTTATATTATAGTAACCCAGATACACTGAGTGTATTTAAGTGATCTGCAATTAACTTATTGTGAGCACAATGACACCAATTGActggacctctgttgaattGAGTCAGTCACTCTAAAGGGGGTGAATATATAAGTAATATCTCATTTTAGGTTAAATATTTTGGTCAGAACGTTGTAGAAATGTGGCATGAAATGCATTAATAAAGTTGTTTGTCAAAAAGGGACAATTTTCTTGATATGGATTGGTTTGTTAAAGCTATACTgggataaaatattaaataatttgaatattgaatactttttaaattgacCGTCTGATTCATAGTACCTATTAATCTTTTCATGTGAAGCTGAATACTGAAAGTCTGCCAATAGTTGTCAATAACAAGATTTAAgttagaaataaacagaaatgcacCTGCAGTCTTTGCACTTGATTAATGCTGAAGTCACAAATATTCAAGTTTCCCTAAATTagaaatttaattcaatttcagtgaaataatcACAGGTTAGCACTGTAGAACACAGATTATAATCCCACACTTCAAGGGAAGTAAACAGAAATCTGCAGCAGCAAAATTTAATCTGGGTTGATTCACTTTACTGAAGTTATAATGTGTATTTGCTGCCACAGAAACAATAAACACttcaattgaaataaataaccaaGAAAGGATGTTGAGATGCATATGATCTagtcaatatttacatttattatttacacataaatatgacaaaaatgtttagttcttacctttaaaatgtatcaaaatcaAATGGAGGTTGTGTAGAAGGCAGGATGAAGAGATCTGAGCGGAAGAGATCATTATATATAGGCCAAAATAGTAAGAAATCATGATTGTGCAACACTTTTGCATCATTGCAAAACTAGTCACCAATAAAATAGATCATTAGTTAAACCATTAAAGGTTTATTAGCCAACAACAGCTTCTTTTCCTGTGAAACGTTTCAGCTTtcttattgaactttttttttaaatcataagaaaacaaatgttggataatatttatgtaattatttctgGAGGTTTTATAAcataataatgagaataaaaatgatcatgtaaacttttgaccaaAACGGTTTAAATCAGGAATTAGATGCAAACTGATTTTAGCGTTTTGTCCATGAATGTTTAGACTTTAGactttgttgcatttattttgtgcaACATAAATTGGATAGTAGAAGTACAAATATAAGCCTCACTGTGGTTAGCAGCTTGGTTGCTCTTTTATTACTTCCTCATAATTTGGCAATAATCGCccccaaaaaatttaaaactcacTTAAGTGAGCTGGAATATTTCAAATGGAgctcactttttaaaacctttttatttaaaatatctcatGTTTGCATGAGTTCCCTTGGTTTCCTGAGATCTCAATGAAATGTTGACATCATTTAGCAGGATTCAgttacaaaaaacacattttattttatttttgcctgttGATTTGTATGCTAGAATATAATCAAGTTTAGACTTGATGTTAAAGAGAAAGAGCTACATGTTTTTTAAGGTTTGCtaccatttaaaaacaaaacttttgtcCAGTTCACTTTCTGTACGAAGAAccccagaagaagaaaagccatGTCAGCACAATCTAAGAGATCATTTGTTTGTTACAATTTgaccacactgcaaaaaatgcCGGTGTGGAGGCTTCATTTGTAGGTCAGACAGTTCATCGTCTCACTCATTGCTTCCAGACTCATTGATGAAACAGGATGTGTTGCATAGATGTGTCCCtgcaaatcagtttatttttaggacaaaatgttgctttttttattgctgatttCATTTCAGTCATATTATGAGCAGAGTTTGCCATTTGCTCAACTGATTCTGGAAACAGATATTTGTCGTCTCAGTGACGGAGCAAAGTGATAGCTGCGTTGCTGTTAGCATCTAGATTGCTCTTTGATCACTTCCCCAAGctgtgcttcagtttttattagaTTACATTTCACAGCAAAACTCATCTCATTTAagacatttgctgttttttcccaCAACATAAACTTACCTATAGCATATGTTGCAGAGTGAAGGTTGTGCTGGTTACAATGCATTCAGTTACTTCCATATTCAGGGCTTTCCATGAATTGTCTGCATGTAATTTTAATCCAAGCAActgactttaaaacaaatattcaattCTGAACTTGAATTTGTGTAGAAGTTATGTTACGCATTAATCAGAAATGCAGATTTTCATGgttaatatgttttgttttctggccactaaaatgaaaatatgtctAAAAGTGATTTTCATTCACTCAAAAGTAGGTCAGTGTTCTGTTCTGGCACTTTTGCATGATATGGATTATGTTTTGTATATTAGTAGTAAACTGTTAAAAGTGTATAAATGTGAATGGTTTAAATATATCTGGACATACTGAGGTTTTAACAAAGACTATATGCATAATCTAAAATCctctatttttctattttacatcAAATCAGTCTTATTTTTAACCCTCTCATGCTTTTAAGGGATTAATAAgtaataaagtaaataattaataataataatttaagaactagaaaattcctgaagaaatttaaccggggcctgccaaagtgtgaccgtcggtttggacccagcgttctgatgctaaaaattagcatcaatgctaagcttaGCTACAAAATTCCAAAGTAGTATGAGGAGAATCACAGGAATGTTGACTAAtatggacttgcaccattcagtataagtaagtgtatcagctaaaattatcaaaaatgctaatgttagcatgaatactttcagtagcatgtggggtaTCATTAAAATGTTGTCTTAAATTGATTTCCTACATTCAGTGTAGGAGTGTAAACATGGCtaatatgtaagaaaaatagctaaaagcttATTTCAGgaaaaaggctaatgctaatgcactGACCTGAGAGAGAAAGATAATACAGGCTAAAattattgcaccgcctatgGTGGTGCACTAACCAGAGGAGAgtattaaggcttttattttgaaagtttaagtaagctttattttaaatgtccaaactaatcTCATGAGTAACAGTGATTGGGTTAAATCGTTtctataatgctcaaaagagcaattacctgaagtacaaattgtcaaggcttttattttgaaattttcagtaagcttcattttaaatggccacactaatcccatgtgtaacaatggttgggtaaaatcaattataaaatgcccaaaacacaagtagttctaaaagCCAGCTCAGTCCTTCTCAGCAGTAACtgagtgtccgccatgttgtagttctaaccttcagtcatt contains:
- the LOC111611375 gene encoding moronecidin-like, yielding MKCSVIIFVLSAVVLAAQPGEGFLHLLPGIIKDVGHGINGLAHLIHGPGDNEVQADQQQLAQQEVDQQEVDQQKLAQQEVDQQKLAQQKVDQQQQLKAVKYRIA
- the LOC111611374 gene encoding A-kinase anchor protein 2-like gives rise to the protein MKLAVVFLVLSMVVLMAEPGEAFFRHFVRRIVGHCTIWGKKKEAEQADQQKLDQQKVDQQKLDQQKLDQQELDQQKLDQQELDQQELDQQELDQQELDQQQMDQQQMDQQQMDQQQMDQQDKDQLQIQKRSFQQHKALQRH